A genomic stretch from Oleomonas cavernae includes:
- a CDS encoding 2-dehydropantoate 2-reductase codes for MGETTRRIAVLGAGLIGTYVGGRLAAGGADVVLIGRGRVLADLRTHGLHLTDLEGGDRRIAADRLNLAEDPAALGQADLILLCVKSPATEDAALQIAQFARPDAVVVSLQNGVSNADRLRAALPGRTVLAGMVPYNVAQPGPGHYHQGTSGVILIEDSPAIAPYVPLFAAAALAVGLRADMAAVLWGKLLINLNNAVNALAGVPLAAQIAQRNYRRSVALCQSEALSLLRRAGIKPAQFAAVPMWLLPHVFSLPDGLFRRVAARGGMPRIDRHARSSMAEDLASGRKTEVDYLNGELLVLAQRLGRRAPVNARVIELVRKAEAGAAPRSADALYAELKKARRG; via the coding sequence ATGGGCGAGACAACGAGGCGGATCGCGGTCCTGGGCGCGGGGCTGATCGGGACCTATGTCGGCGGGCGGCTGGCGGCCGGCGGGGCCGATGTGGTGCTGATCGGCCGGGGCCGGGTGCTGGCGGACCTGCGAACGCACGGCCTGCACCTGACCGACCTGGAAGGCGGCGACCGGCGGATTGCGGCCGACCGGCTGAACCTGGCCGAGGATCCCGCCGCCCTGGGCCAGGCCGACCTGATCCTGCTGTGCGTGAAGAGCCCGGCCACCGAGGACGCCGCCCTTCAGATCGCGCAATTCGCCAGGCCGGATGCCGTGGTGGTGAGCCTGCAGAACGGTGTCTCCAACGCCGACCGGCTGCGTGCCGCCCTGCCCGGCCGCACGGTGCTGGCCGGCATGGTGCCCTACAACGTGGCCCAGCCCGGCCCCGGCCATTATCACCAAGGCACCAGCGGCGTGATCCTGATCGAGGACAGCCCGGCCATCGCGCCCTATGTCCCGCTGTTCGCCGCCGCGGCGTTGGCCGTGGGCCTGCGCGCCGACATGGCGGCGGTGCTGTGGGGCAAGCTGCTGATCAACCTGAACAATGCCGTCAACGCCCTGGCCGGCGTGCCCCTGGCGGCCCAGATCGCCCAGCGCAACTACCGCCGGTCCGTCGCTCTGTGCCAGTCCGAGGCGCTGTCCCTGCTCAGGCGCGCCGGGATCAAACCGGCCCAGTTCGCGGCGGTGCCCATGTGGCTGCTGCCTCATGTCTTTTCCCTGCCCGACGGGCTGTTCCGCCGGGTCGCGGCCCGCGGCGGCATGCCCCGCATCGACCGCCACGCCCGCTCCTCGATGGCCGAGGACCTGGCGTCGGGTCGCAAGACCGAGGTCGATTACCTGAACGGCGAATTGCTTGTGCTGGCCCAGCGCCTGGGGCGGCGTGCACCGGTCAACGCCCGGGTGATCGAACTGGTCCGCAAGGCGGAGGCCGGCGCCGCCCCGCGGAGTGCCGATGCGCTCTATGCGGAATTGAAGAAGGCGCGGCGGGGCTGA
- a CDS encoding SAM-dependent methyltransferase, with the protein MDIVMQPVGQVRGGRNVPEDDDWGRSRAAIALDPSRFGPEALAGLESFSHAEIVYLFDRVGDDEITLGARHPRGRTDWPKIGIFAQRGKNRPNRIGVSVCRIVAVDGLRLEVEGLDAIDGTPVLDIKPVMSGFAPRGALHEPDWAREIMAEYW; encoded by the coding sequence ATGGATATCGTCATGCAGCCGGTCGGCCAGGTGCGCGGCGGGCGCAACGTGCCGGAAGATGACGACTGGGGCCGAAGCCGGGCGGCGATCGCCCTCGACCCCAGCCGATTCGGGCCCGAGGCCCTGGCCGGCCTGGAGAGCTTCAGCCATGCCGAGATCGTCTATCTCTTCGACCGGGTGGGCGACGACGAGATCACCCTGGGTGCCCGCCACCCCCGCGGCCGCACCGACTGGCCGAAAATCGGCATCTTCGCCCAGCGCGGCAAGAACCGGCCCAACCGCATCGGCGTCTCCGTCTGCCGGATCGTCGCCGTCGACGGCCTGCGCCTGGAGGTCGAGGGGCTGGACGCGATCGACGGCACCCCGGTCCTGGACATCAAGCCGGTGATGTCCGGCTTTGCCCCGCGCGGCGCGCTCCACGAACCCGACTGGGCACGCGAGATCATGGCGGAATACTGGTAA